A stretch of the Vigna radiata var. radiata cultivar VC1973A chromosome 7, Vradiata_ver6, whole genome shotgun sequence genome encodes the following:
- the LOC106767739 gene encoding cyclin-dependent kinase inhibitor 7 isoform X2 has protein sequence MSECKRCTVTIVPMEEASSSEPTISKKRKTSQLRSSDTHHWFFDTTVSPEASVNSAGTVVSGEPCSDRSCCSSSHVKELHTAPLDLQTKGFKTVHSTKHNFKSSSLLSEFSGDSEESTMFPAKSSAEVTEKRKVKEPAKAEIEEFFAMAEKYEQKRFVEKYNFDIVRDMPLEGRYQWVRLH, from the exons atgagtGAGTGTAAACGATGCACTGTCACAATTGTGCCTATGGAGGAAGCATCTTCAAGTGAACCCACCATTTCCAAGAAACGCAAGACCTCCCAGTTACGCTCTTCCGACACGCACCACTGGTTTTTCGACACTACCGTGTCGCCGGAAGCTTCCGTCAATTCCGCCGGCACCGTGGTTTCTGGTGAACCTTGCTCTGATCGCTCGTGCTGTAGCTCTAGCCACGTTAAGGAGCTCCACACTGCGCCGTTAGATCTGCAG ACCAAGGGTTTCAAAACGGTACATTCAACCAAGCACAATTTCAAATCGTCCAG CTTGTTGAGTGAGTTTTCTGGAGACTCGGAAGAATCGACGATGTTTCCGGCGAAGTCTTCGGCGGAGGTGACCGAGAAACGAAAAGTCAAGGAACCGGCGAAGGCGGAGATCGAAGAGTTTTTCGCAATGGCTGAAAAGTACGAGCAGAAGCGATTCGTAGAGAA GTACAACTTTGATATTGTTAGAGATATGCCGTTGGAGGGTCGCTACCAGTGGGTTCGTTTACATTGA